The DNA segment GGCAACGGCGCTGATTGCGCTCGAGCAATTGCCGCAGATGCATCAGCCCGCAACCCATATGGACGACATCAAGAAACTGCTCGCGGCCGGCTGCCAGTCCGGGACCGTCAATCTTCATTTGGCCCAGGCCAAGTGCCGCCTGTTTCCGGCCGCCGACCGCGAGGCGATCTACCGGGAATACGGCCTCGAAGACGGCCAGGCCTGACCGTGATCTGCGTCCGACAGCGATGGCCCTTGGCCGGCAACTCTGCTATTTGACCCGCGCGATGGCCGGTTTAGCTCAGCGGTAGAGCAGCGGTTTTGTAAACCGAAGGTCGGGAGTTCAATCCTCTCAACCGGCACCACCTGTTTAGCCGACATTACCGCGATACCTAGCTTAGCTCCAACGCGGCCCTGTGAAGGCCCCGAAGGGCCTTCGATCAAGGCTGCCAGTCGGCCCCGGATTTCTAGCCGATACGGTTCACCGGGCTTCCGAGCCATCACCACGACGCTATCTACCAGGTCCCTGAAGCTGGCGGCTACGTCGGACTCGATCCCGTTGCCAACGGCCGAAATCTTCTCCAAGCAGTCCTTAAACCGGGCGATGGCGGTCGGATGGAAATCTATCGACACGACCAATGCGTCCGCCGATGCTAATTCCCGTTGCAACCGCGTCTGCTCCGAACGCTGAACCTGCAACCGCGAAGCAACTTCGCTTATTTCCAGCGTGCCATTCTCAACGGCCTGCACAAGGCGTTCGATACTGCGCTTACAGTTATCAATTTTGGCTACGATCTTGACCTTGTCTCTCCGGGCATCCGCAGACAGCGCCCGCCGTTCGGCGACATAGGCTTCAACGAACTGGCCCATAAGCTCGGGGTTATCGATTTGTGCCTTCAGTCGGCCAAGAACCAGCCGCTCGATTTTGTCGATGTAGTATTTTGTGCTGTTTTCACACGCACCGCTTTCCCGGTATCGACTGCAACGGACTCGCGGTCCGCTACGATCCGAACCGGTCAAAGCCATGCCGGACCCGCACACGCCGCACCTTAGCAATCCTGACAGCAGGCGAGTCGATTTTGGCCTTCGCCGAGAAGCTGGCGTTCCAGCGTCAAGCCTCCTTGTCCGCGCCGCCTCGAATAGTTCGTCGTCAAGAATTCGAAGTTCAGGCACGTCCTGAACGATCCAGTCAGACTCGGAGTTTAAGCGAGTCGTGCGACGCCCGGTCTTAGGGTCTTTCACCGATCGGCGCTTGTTCCAAACCACACGGCCAACAAACCGTTCGTTCAAGAGCAACCCTTGACCGCGTGCCGTGTTGCCGTTGATTGTCGAAGCGTTCCACTTTCCACCACGCGGGGCAGGGACGTTGTCGGCGTTCAAACCTGCGGCTATCGCACGCGGCGAAGCACCTGATATGTATTCTTCGTAGATGCGCTGAACAACGCCAGCAATCTCGGGATTGATATCAAGGACGCCTGACTCGCCCTTTCTCGGTGTGTACCCGTAAAGATCACCACCGGGATTGCGCCCCGCACGAACCGCACCGGCCAACCCCCCGGCGAACTTTTTGTGCAAGGCTTTTCAAGAACAATGCGCTCATGGTGCCTTTAACACCGATGTGCATTTCGTTTATCAGGCCGTCTGCGAGCGTATGAATTTCTATCTCTGCGAAATTCATGTCTTCGAAAAGCTGTGCAATATCTGATTGGCTTCGCGACAATCTGTCCAAATCCTCTGACAGAATAATATCGAACGCACCGGTATGGGCATCGCTCACCATCTTCGCGAACTGCGGTCTTGGGGGCGTCGAATAGCTTCTCCAGCTCGGATTGCATGAATTTCAATGCGAGTCTCTTCGGCGACTGCTTTGTGTCGTCGAACGACTCGTTGTCGCTCATGACGGGTCCGGCGTCTTCCGGAACCGTTTTCTTGGCGTGTTTCTCGACCACGCCGACGAACGAGCCGGGTTCACATTCGCGCATGATTGTGGCTATGCCGCCGATGGCCCGGATGTAGTCCGTGCCAATAAGTTCAGTGCCCATACTTTCGGGCGAAACGTGTTTCGTCATTTTGGAATCCGCATTCCTGTTTATGAAGATAGATCGAGCACCCGCGCCGCGTTTTGCAGTTCGCCAGTTGCCCTATGAGTCAACTCCTGCTAGTAACTTCATACTGAAACTGGCTACGCCGTTTCATCTCCCAAAAAATCGATATAGCTCTCCCGACCACCGCGACTGCGGAGTCTCGGTCGGAACGTCAATGTCATGCCGCGTGTGCGCGGAATCATCCTCCTATCTAATGAAGGCAGCAGCGGGCGCGCGCCGTGGGGTAAGAGTTAGCCCTGAAAGATAATCTCAGGGTTAACTGTGGTTACGCGCCCAAGGACGTGATTATAAACCGACACGCTGCCGAAATGCAGGTGTGTCCACTAATAAAGTCGTGGTGATGCAATCGTTGAAATCGCTTTGCTAATTCTCCGATTGTCCAACTCCCGCGCGCGAGAATGCGTTGCCTGCACAAGCTACAGCGCGGCTCTGTGAGCGGCATTCCCATAACCGAGACGAGGTAGCTCCCCGGATTGAGCCACCGTACAGGCGAGGCCGTCACGTCCGCTATTGGCTTAAACAGACTCAGAGGAGATACCTTGCCGTGTTTGCTTAGTGCCGAAGCGGACAGTCTAAACCCTGCTTTCGTCTCGTCACAACCGGAACCAAGTCGGCACAAAAAAGGTCGCAGATATCTCTGCGACCTTTCGTTGTTCGACTTAAGCGTCGCGTCTGGCGATCACCAGCCCTGATAGTACCGACGGCCATAGTACCCGGGGCCATAATAGGCGGGAGCATAGTAGCTCGATCTATACCCGCCGTAGTATGCGGGAGCGTAGCCGCCGCCGTAGTACGCTGGGGCGTAGCCGCCGTAAGCAGGCGCGTAGCCGCCATAATAGCCGTACCCCGGCCCGCCGTAATAGCCATACCCTGGTCCGCCATAGTAACCGTAACCCGGGCCGTAGGCGTACGCGCTGGACGCTATGCCACCAATCACCGCGCCGGCAATTAGTCCGCCTGCGAGACCGGGGCCCCAGCCCCAACCGCCTCTCCACGCTTGAGCTGGTGATGGTGTCATCAAGGCAGTGACACCGAGGGTCGCAGCGGTCGCTAACGCAAATACTGCTTTTTTCATGTGCGAAGCCTTTCCAGTTCCGAAACTCTAAACCGCCGGGCCGGCACGTTTCCCGGGAGCGCCCTTTGCGAAAGGGCTGCCGTAAAACTTAATAGTGATACAATCGGGTGCTGCCGAAACAGTTCCTAGCAATTTAGGCCCAGACTCATTCCCGGAGGCGGGCCGCGCCCCTTCTGACCGCGCGCCGGTCACTTCCGGTCTACTGATAAACAGACATGCCCAGATCGACCCTGCACGTCTAAGGTGCCGATTGCCCGGTAAAAGTCCGCCTCCTAAGAACACCGCTTACAGCGATTACACCGATAACTTTCAAACTGTAATTGGTGTAACCACTGTAACCAGAGTCTTATAGGGGAAGTTCTAGAGTGGTTTCGGATATGGCACGATGTAGAAACCAACGCTCGGCTGGCTCACTTCACCGCTTGCCACCATCTTACCGAGCAGCACGCGAGCATTGACCGGCTTCATGCCGGTCAGGTCGGCAATCGCTTTAGGGCTTTGCGCTTCCTTGGCGGCTTTCAGCGCAGCAATGATCTTGCGCCGTTCGTCAGATTTGCGGACCTCGTCAGCATCGCCAAGGATCGACCATCGGCCCGCGTCAAAGCGCATGGCGGTTTCGATTTCCTCGATATCCCGGCCGCGTCCGTAAATGGTCGTACCTTTGCCGTCACGATTTAGGACCAAGACCGCGTCAGCCGCGCCCGTTACGCCGTTGGTGCCTGAAACGGCTTCCAAGGGATCGTCGGCCGCCATTTTGCGAGTATGGGTAACAAGCACGATCGCTAGTCGGTGCTCACTGGCATAGCGCTGTAGCGGCGTGACGGCGTCGTAGTCAGCGGAGTAGGGGTCTTCGCCTTTCTTCCTTGGTGGCCTGACCTTTAGAAACACATCGATAATCACAAGGCGTGGGCTAGCGCTGGCCAGTCGCCACTTGTCGAGTTCAGCGAGAAGGCCCGTATCGATGCGTGGCGCAATGGTGCGGACGGTAAGCCGCCCCAAATCAATACCCTGAACCTTGCGGGCCGGGCAGAGGGTCAATAGACGGCTCTGCACACGGCGCGGATTGTCTTCAAGTGCCAGGTACAGCACATCACCCTGTTCGCAGTCCACCGAACCCATAGCCTTGCCGCCAGTTGCTACGGCTATGCTCGCATCGTAAGCCCACCAGCTTTTGCCTAGCTTAGGTTTCCCGGCCAGCACTGTTAGTCCTTCGACCACATAGCCGGGAACGACGTACTCCAGCGGCGCGAAATTCATACCGAGAAGTGTTTCGGCATTGATCGAGTCGTCTTTGTTGTTATCGTTTGCTGCGACCGGAAACCACTGAGCGAGTAGGTCATCAATTGTTACCAGCGATGACCGTCCGCTCTGAAACGCCTCATGTACCGTTGACCACCATTTCTCGTCGATCAATTGAACTTCGAAACGACGCTTCCAAAAATCATCGGCCCTGTAATGGGCGAGCATTCCTCCTGCGACGAGCTTGCCGACTTCGAAAGCAGCGTTCTTTGCGGCTGTTAA comes from the Bradyrhizobium erythrophlei genome and includes:
- a CDS encoding AAA family ATPase, which translates into the protein MSFRFRRESPLKMTALKVDESVSSKKIDRGQIVLNRIGNEWKGNGLTAAKNAAFEVGKLVAGGMLAHYRADDFWKRRFEVQLIDEKWWSTVHEAFQSGRSSLVTIDDLLAQWFPVAANDNNKDDSINAETLLGMNFAPLEYVVPGYVVEGLTVLAGKPKLGKSWWAYDASIAVATGGKAMGSVDCEQGDVLYLALEDNPRRVQSRLLTLCPARKVQGIDLGRLTVRTIAPRIDTGLLAELDKWRLASASPRLVIIDVFLKVRPPRKKGEDPYSADYDAVTPLQRYASEHRLAIVLVTHTRKMAADDPLEAVSGTNGVTGAADAVLVLNRDGKGTTIYGRGRDIEEIETAMRFDAGRWSILGDADEVRKSDERRKIIAALKAAKEAQSPKAIADLTGMKPVNARVLLGKMVASGEVSQPSVGFYIVPYPKPL